In Mercurialis annua linkage group LG5, ddMerAnnu1.2, whole genome shotgun sequence, a single genomic region encodes these proteins:
- the LOC126680800 gene encoding pleiotropic drug resistance protein 1-like isoform X1 gives MEGDIFRASNSIRRSSSVWRNSDVFSRSSREEDDEEALKWASLEKLPTYDRLRKGILVSVSKGGANEIDVDNLGVEERKTLLERLVKVAEEDNEKFLLKLKNRIDRVGIETPTIEVRFEHLNIEAQAFVGSSALPSFANFSMSAIESLLNLLHLLPNRKRPLTILSDVSGIIKPRRMTLLLGPPSSGKTTLLLALAGKLDSSLKFSGNVTYNGHAMNEFIPQRSAAYISQHDLHIGELTVKETLAFSARCQGVGTQHEMLAELSRREKAANIKPDPDIDVFMKAAATEGQETSVVTDYALKILGLEVCADTLVGNEMIRGISGGQKKRVTTGEMLVGPAKALFMDEISTGLDSSTTYQIVNSLRQSIHILNGTAVISLLQPAPETYNLFDDIILLSDGQIVYQGPREQIVGFFEYMGFKCPERKGVADFLQEVTSTKDQKQYWARKDQPYRFVSVKEFAESFQSYEVGRRNAQELATPFDRTKSHPAALSTKRYGVGKMELLKACFAREFLLMKRNSFVYIFKMCQVIFNRFCVLLFSFPYSACSVVIYFCFFFCLQLLLMAFIGMTVFLRTEMDRDTLADGGIYVGALFFSLITVMFNGMAELSMTIAKLPVFYKQRDLLFFPPWAYSLPSWLLKIPVTFMEVGVWVFLTYYVMGFDPNVERLFRQFFLLLLINQMASGLFRFIASVGRNMIVANTFGSFALLTLFALGGFVLSKDSIKNWWIWGYWVSPLMYGQNAIVVNEFLGHSWSHVPVNSTSTDSLGVQLLKTRGFPTEAKWYWLGVIATAGYILLFNIFYTIALTLLGTFEKPSAFISDDDESSDKKQGSIQLSQVESSHSTNAASGSALDEANQNKKKGMVLPFEPHSLTFDDVVYSVDMPQEMRNQGVVDDKLVLLKGVSGAFRPGVLTALMGVSGAGKTTLMDVLAGRKTGGYIDGEITISGYPKKQETFARISGYCEQNDIHSPHVTVYESLVYSAWLRLPPDVDAATRKMFVDQVMDLVELNPLRQAIVGLPGVSGLSTEQRKRLTIAVELVANPSIIFMDEPTSGLDARAAAIVMRTVRNTVDTGRTVVCTIHQPSIDIFEAFDELFLMKRGGEEIYVGPLGRHSIHLVNYFEGIEGVSKITDGYNPATWMLEVSSSAQELTLGVDFANVYRNSDLYRRNKAMIQELNKPAPGSEDLYFPTQYSQSFLTQCAACLWKQSWSYWRNPPYTAVRFWFTTFISLMFGTIFWDLGSKLEKEQDLGNAMGSMYAATLFLGVQNAQSVQPVVAVERTVFYRERAAGMYSAMPYAYAQALIEVPYVFVQAAVYSVITYAMIGFQWEAAKFLWYLFFLYFTLMYFTYYGMMSVAFTPNHHIAGIVSSAFYAIWNIFAGFIVPRTELPIWWRWYYWGCPIAWSLYGLIASQFGDIQTPIGNSPSVEQYIKDVYGMEHDFIGVCAGVIVGITVLFAFIFAVSIKAFNFQRR, from the exons ATGGAGGGTGATATATTTAGAGCAAGTAATAGTATACGAAGAAGCTCATCAGTTTGGAGAAATAGTGATGTGTTTTCAAGATCTTCACGCGAGGAAGATGATGAGGAAGCTTTGAAATGGGCTTCACTTGAGAAATTGCCAACTTATGATCGTTTGAGGAAAGGAATTCTTGTTAGTGTTTCGAAAGGCGGTGCTAATGAGATCGATGTTGATAATCTTGGCGTTGAAGAACGGAAAACTTTGCTTGAGAGATTGGTTAAGGTTGCTGAAGAAGATAATGAGAAGTTCTTGCTCAAGCTCAAGAATCGTATTGACAG GGTGGGAATTGAAACTCCGACAATTGAAGTTCGATTTGAGCATCTGAATATTGAAGCTCAAGCTTTTGTAGGAAGCAGTGCTTTGCCATCATTTGCTAACTTCTCTATGAGTGCTATAGAG TCTCTGTTGAATCTTCTGCATCTTCTTCCGAACAGAAAGAGACCGTTGACTATTCTTAGCGATGTTAGTGGAATCATCAAGCCGCGAAG AATGACTTTGCTTTTGGGTCCTCCAAGTTCTGGAAAGACAACACTCTTGTTGGCACTTGCTGGGAAGCTCGATTCTAGTTTAAAG TTTTCTGGTAACGTAACTTATAATGGTCATGCGATGAATGAGTTCATACCCCAGAGATCAGCTGCCTACATCAGTCAACACGATCTCCACATAGGAGAATTGACTGTGAAGGAAACTCTGGCGTTTTCTGCTAGATGCCAAGGAGTTGGAACCCAACATG AGATGTTAGCGGAGTTGTCAAGAAGAGAGAAAGCAGCAAACATCAAGCCTGATCCTGACATCGATGTCTTCATGAAG GCAGCAGCAACAGAAGGTCAGGAGACCAGTGTGGTCACAGATTATGCTTTAAAG ATTCTAGGATTGGAGGTCTGTGCTGATACTCTAGTAGGGAATGAAATGATAAGGGGTATCTCCGGAGGACAAAAGAAGCGTGTTACGACAG GAGAAATGCTTGTTGGACCAGCAAAAGCACTGTTTATGGATGAGATATCCACTGGTTTGGACAGCTCAACAACTTACCAAATTGTGAACTCACTAAGGCAATCCATTCACATACTTAATGGAACTGCTGTCATCTCCCTCCTCCAGCCTGCACCGGAGACTTATAACCTCTTCGATGATATCATTCTGCTCTCCGATGGCCAGATTGTGTATCAGGGTCCTCGTGAGCAAATCGTTGGCTTTTTTGAGTATATGGGCTTCAAGTGTCCTGAAAGAAAAGGTGTTGCTGACTTCTTGCAAGAA GTGACATCCACCAAAGATCAAAAGCAGTATTGGGCACGTAAAGACCAGCCTTACAGGTTTGTCTCAGTGAAGGAATTTGCGGAGTCATTTCAATCATATGAAGTAGGCCGAAGAAATGCACAAGAACTTGCAACTCCATTCGATAGGACCAAGAGCCACCCGGCTGCTTTGTCAACCAAACGTTATGGTGTTGGAAAGATGGAGCTGCTTAAAGCATGCTTTGCAAGAGAATTCTTGCTCATGAAAAGGAACTCATTCGTTTACATCTTCAAAATGTGCCAAGTAATTTTCAACAGATTTTGTGTTCTGTTATTTTCATTTCCGTATTCTGCATGCTCGGTagtcatttatttttgttttttcttctgCTTACAGCTTTTGTTGATGGCATTCATTGGTATGACGGTCTTTCTGAGAACTGAGATGGACAGGGACACTCTCGCCGATGGGGGTATATATGTCGGTGCCTTGTTCTTTTCGCTAATCACAGTCATGTTTAACGGTATGGCAGAGTTGTCCATGACCATTGCAAAGCTTCCTGTATTTTACAAGCAAAGGGACCTCCTGTTCTTTCCTCCATGGGCTTATTCTCTTCCTTCATGGCTCCTTAAAATTCCCGTCACGTTTATGGAAGTTGGTGTTTGGGTGTTCCTGACTTACTATGTCATGGGGTTTGATCCAAATGTCGAAAG GCTGTTTAGGCAGTTCTTTCTGCTCTTACTTATTAACCAGATGGCCTCTGGTCTATTTCGGTTTATTGCGTCAGTAGGAAGAAACATGATTGTTGCCAATACATTCGGGTCATTTGCACTGCTTACACTTTTCGCATTGGGTGGCTTTGTCCTGTCAAAGG ATAGCATAAAGAATTGGTGGATATGGGGTTACTGGGTCTCCCCATTGATGTATGGGCAGAATGCTATAGTTGTTAATGAGTTTCTTGGCCACAGCTGGAGTCAT GTTCCAGTAAATTCAACCTCTACGGATTCTCTCGGAGTTCAACTTTTGAAAACCCGCGGTTTCCCCACTGAAGCAAAATGGTATTGGTTAGGAGTAATCGCAACAGCCGGATACATATTGCTGTTCAACATTTTTTACACCATTGCTCTCACTCTCTTGGGCA CATTTGAAAAGCCTTCTGCTTTTATATCCGACGATGATGAATCAAGCGACAAAAAACAAGGATCCATTCAGCTATCACAAGTTGAAAGTAGTCATAGTACTAATGCAG CAAGCGGAAGCGCACTTGATGAGGCAAATCAGAACAAGAAAAAGGGAATGGTTCTTCCATTTGAACCACATTCCCTTACCTTTGATGATGTTGTATACTCCGTTGACATGCCACAG GAAATGAGAAATCAGGGAGTGGTTGACGATAAATTGGTGCTTTTGAAGGGTGTAAGTGGCGCTTTCAGGCCTGGTGTTTTGACAGCTTTAATGGGTGTTAGTGGTGCTGGTAAAACCACTCTGATGGACGTGTTGGCCGGTAGAAAAACTGGTGGATATATTGATGGAGAGATCACAATTTCTGGATATCCAAAGAAGCAAGAAACCTTTGCTAGAATTTCAGGATACTGTGAGCAGAATGACATCCATTCTCCACATGTTACTGTCTACGAATCCCTAGTCTATTCAGCTTGGCTTCGTCTACCCCCTGACGTCGACGCTGCAACCAGAAAG ATGTTTGTTGATCAAGTCATGGATCTTGTGGAGCTGAATCCATTGAGACAAGCTATAGTTGGGTTGCCTGGTGTAAGTGGTCTTTCAACAGAGCAGAGGAAGAGGCTGACCATAGCAGTTGAGTTGGTTGCGAACCCCTCAATCATATTCATGGACGAGCCAACTTCAGGGCTAGATGCAAGAGCTGCTGCTATCGTTATGAGAACAGTCAGGAACACTGTGGACACAGGACGAACAGTTGTCTGCACCATCCATCAGCCAAGTATTGACATATTTGAAGCTTTTGATGAG CTTTTCCTGATGAAGAGAGGAGGAGAAGAGATATATGTCGGGCCATTGGGTCGCCACTCTATCCACCTGGTTAACTATTTTGAG GGAATTGAAGGAGTAAGTAAAATCACAGATGGTTACAATCCAGCAACCTGGATGTTGGAAGTCAGCAGTTCTGCCCAAGAATTAACATTGGGAGTtgattttgcaaacgtttacaggAATTCGGATCTTTACAG GAGAAACAAGGCAATGATTCAGGAACTAAACAAGCCTGCGCCTGGTTCCGAGGACCTATATTTCCCTACACAGTATTCACAGTCTTTCTTAACCCAATGCGCGGCTTGCTTATGGAAGCAATCTTGGTCATACTGGAGGAATCCACCATACACTGCTGTCAGATTTTGGTTCACAACCTTTATTTCCTTGATGTTTGGAACAATTTTCTGGGATCTTGGATCTAAATT GGAAAAGGAGCAAGATCTTGGTAACGCAATGGGTTCGATGTATGCAGCTACGCTCTTCCTTGGAGTGCAGAATGCACAATCAGTACAGCCAGTTGTTGCTGTTGAAAGAACCGTCTTTTACAGAGAGAGAGCCGCAGGAATGTATTCTGCCATGCCTTACGCATACGCTCAG GCCTTGATTGAGGTCCCATACGTATTTGTTCAAGCTGCTGTATACAGTGTAATAACATACGCAATGATCGGATTTCAATGGGAGGCAGCTAAGTTCCTCTGGTATCTGTTTTTCTTGTACTTCACATTGATGTACTTCACCTACTACGGAATGATGTCTGTCGCCTTCACACCCAACCACCACATTGCTGGAATAGTCTCCTCAGCATTCTATGCAATATGGAACATCTTTGCAGGATTCATCGTACCTCGAACT GAACTTCCGATATGGTGGAGATGGTACTACTGGGGATGTCCCATTGCATGGAGCTTGTACGGTCTAATTGCATCACAATTCGGAGATATACAGACCCCAATCGGAAACAGTCCATCAGTCGAGCAATATATCAAGGATGTCTACGGTATGGAGCACGATTTTATCGGAGTATGCGCTGGTGTTATCGTTGGAATTACCGTTCTGTTTGCATTTATCTTTGCTGTTTCTATCAAGGCCTTCAACTTCCAAAGGCGGTAG
- the LOC126680804 gene encoding pleiotropic drug resistance protein 1-like: protein MDEPTSGLDARAAAIVMRTVRNTVDTGRTVVCTIHQPSIDIFESFDELILLKQGGQEIYVGPLGHNSSYLVKYFEGIGVNKIKDGYNPATWMLEVTAPAQEIALGVDFADIYRDSEQFRSIKAVIKELNKPAPSSKDLYFRTQYAQSLVIQFIACLWKQQRSYWRNSSYTAVRFIHTIFIALTLGTMFWKLGSKKERQKDLLNAMGSLYTAVVFLAIRNASTVQPVVAVERSIFYRERAAGMYSAFPYAFAQLLIELPYTFVETIAYGFIVYTMMGFEFTAVKIFWYLFFIYFTLLYCTFYGMMAVAMTPNQQISMIISSAFYSLWNLFSGYIIPRTQIPVWWRWCTWANPVSWTLYGLFVSQFGDLKNTLTTGETVEHFLETYFGYRHDFLGVVAAAVVGFTALFAFVFMVSMKMFTFQKR, encoded by the exons ATGGATGAGCCAACTTCAGGACTAGATGCAAGAGCTGCTGCAATTGTTATGAGAACAGTTAGGAACACTGTGGATACAGGAAGAACAGTTGTTTGCACAATACATCAGCCAAGCATCGACATATTTGAAAGCTTTGATGAG CTTATCCTGTTGAAGCAAGGAGGACAAGAAATATATGTTGGACCACTGGGTCACAATTCTTCCTATCTGGTCAAGTATTTTGAG GGAATTggagtaaataaaataaaagatggtTACAATCCAGCAACTTGGATGTTAGAAGTTACCGCCCCTGCACAAGAAATAGCTTTGGGGGTTGATTTTGCTGATATATATAGAGATTCAGAACAGTTCAG GAGTATTAAAGCAGTAATTAAAGAATTAAACAAACCTGCTCCTAGTTCAAAGGATTTATATTTCCGTACACAGTATGCCCAGTCACTTGTGATCCAGTTCATAGCTTGCTTATGGAAGCAACAAAGGTCATACTGGCGGAATTCGTCATACACTGCTGTAAGATTTATCCACACTATATTTATAGCTTTAACATTGGGGACAATGTTCTGGAAGCTTGGCTCCAAAAA GGAAAGACAAAAGGATCTTTTAAATGCAATGGGTTCATTGTATACTGCCGTTGTGTTCCTTGCTATAAGAAATGCATCGACTGTTCAGCCAGTAGTGGCTGTTGAAAGAAGCATTTTTTACCGAGAAAGAGCCGCTGGAATGTATTCAGCTTTCCCCTACGCCTTTGCACAA CTCCTCATCGAGTTACCATATACTTTTGTGGAAACTATCGCTTACGGTTTCATTGTTTACACAATGATGGGATTTGAATTCACTGCTGTAAAAATCTTTTGGTATTTGTTCTTCATCTACTTCACATTGTTGTACTGCACCTTCTATGGTATGATGGCTGTGGCAATGACACCGAATCAACAAATTTCAATGATTATTTCTTCTGCATTTTATTCACTATGGAACCTTTTCTCAGGTTACATTATACCACGAACA CAAATTCCTGTATGGTGGAGATGGTGCACTTGGGCAAACCCAGTGTCATGGACGTTATACGGATTATTTGTATCGCAATTTGGAGATTTAAAGAATACACTTACTACAGGAGAAACGGTAGAACATTTTCTGGAAACATATTTTGGTTACAGACATGATTTTCTAGGAGTTGTTGCTGCTGCTGTTGTTGGATTCACTGCactatttgcatttgtttttatGGTTTCTATGAAGATGTTTACATTCCAAAAGCGTTAG
- the LOC126680800 gene encoding pleiotropic drug resistance protein 1-like isoform X2 — MEGDIFRASNSIRRSSSVWRNSDVFSRSSREEDDEEALKWASLEKLPTYDRLRKGILVSVSKGGANEIDVDNLGVEERKTLLERLVKVAEEDNEKFLLKLKNRIDRVGIETPTIEVRFEHLNIEAQAFVGSSALPSFANFSMSAIESLLNLLHLLPNRKRPLTILSDVSGIIKPRRMTLLLGPPSSGKTTLLLALAGKLDSSLKFSGNVTYNGHAMNEFIPQRSAAYISQHDLHIGELTVKETLAFSARCQGVGTQHEMLAELSRREKAANIKPDPDIDVFMKAAATEGQETSVVTDYALKILGLEVCADTLVGNEMIRGISGGQKKRVTTGEMLVGPAKALFMDEISTGLDSSTTYQIVNSLRQSIHILNGTAVISLLQPAPETYNLFDDIILLSDGQIVYQGPREQIVGFFEYMGFKCPERKGVADFLQEVTSTKDQKQYWARKDQPYRFVSVKEFAESFQSYEVGRRNAQELATPFDRTKSHPAALSTKRYGVGKMELLKACFAREFLLMKRNSFVYIFKMCQLLLMAFIGMTVFLRTEMDRDTLADGGIYVGALFFSLITVMFNGMAELSMTIAKLPVFYKQRDLLFFPPWAYSLPSWLLKIPVTFMEVGVWVFLTYYVMGFDPNVERLFRQFFLLLLINQMASGLFRFIASVGRNMIVANTFGSFALLTLFALGGFVLSKDSIKNWWIWGYWVSPLMYGQNAIVVNEFLGHSWSHVPVNSTSTDSLGVQLLKTRGFPTEAKWYWLGVIATAGYILLFNIFYTIALTLLGTFEKPSAFISDDDESSDKKQGSIQLSQVESSHSTNAASGSALDEANQNKKKGMVLPFEPHSLTFDDVVYSVDMPQEMRNQGVVDDKLVLLKGVSGAFRPGVLTALMGVSGAGKTTLMDVLAGRKTGGYIDGEITISGYPKKQETFARISGYCEQNDIHSPHVTVYESLVYSAWLRLPPDVDAATRKMFVDQVMDLVELNPLRQAIVGLPGVSGLSTEQRKRLTIAVELVANPSIIFMDEPTSGLDARAAAIVMRTVRNTVDTGRTVVCTIHQPSIDIFEAFDELFLMKRGGEEIYVGPLGRHSIHLVNYFEGIEGVSKITDGYNPATWMLEVSSSAQELTLGVDFANVYRNSDLYRRNKAMIQELNKPAPGSEDLYFPTQYSQSFLTQCAACLWKQSWSYWRNPPYTAVRFWFTTFISLMFGTIFWDLGSKLEKEQDLGNAMGSMYAATLFLGVQNAQSVQPVVAVERTVFYRERAAGMYSAMPYAYAQALIEVPYVFVQAAVYSVITYAMIGFQWEAAKFLWYLFFLYFTLMYFTYYGMMSVAFTPNHHIAGIVSSAFYAIWNIFAGFIVPRTELPIWWRWYYWGCPIAWSLYGLIASQFGDIQTPIGNSPSVEQYIKDVYGMEHDFIGVCAGVIVGITVLFAFIFAVSIKAFNFQRR; from the exons ATGGAGGGTGATATATTTAGAGCAAGTAATAGTATACGAAGAAGCTCATCAGTTTGGAGAAATAGTGATGTGTTTTCAAGATCTTCACGCGAGGAAGATGATGAGGAAGCTTTGAAATGGGCTTCACTTGAGAAATTGCCAACTTATGATCGTTTGAGGAAAGGAATTCTTGTTAGTGTTTCGAAAGGCGGTGCTAATGAGATCGATGTTGATAATCTTGGCGTTGAAGAACGGAAAACTTTGCTTGAGAGATTGGTTAAGGTTGCTGAAGAAGATAATGAGAAGTTCTTGCTCAAGCTCAAGAATCGTATTGACAG GGTGGGAATTGAAACTCCGACAATTGAAGTTCGATTTGAGCATCTGAATATTGAAGCTCAAGCTTTTGTAGGAAGCAGTGCTTTGCCATCATTTGCTAACTTCTCTATGAGTGCTATAGAG TCTCTGTTGAATCTTCTGCATCTTCTTCCGAACAGAAAGAGACCGTTGACTATTCTTAGCGATGTTAGTGGAATCATCAAGCCGCGAAG AATGACTTTGCTTTTGGGTCCTCCAAGTTCTGGAAAGACAACACTCTTGTTGGCACTTGCTGGGAAGCTCGATTCTAGTTTAAAG TTTTCTGGTAACGTAACTTATAATGGTCATGCGATGAATGAGTTCATACCCCAGAGATCAGCTGCCTACATCAGTCAACACGATCTCCACATAGGAGAATTGACTGTGAAGGAAACTCTGGCGTTTTCTGCTAGATGCCAAGGAGTTGGAACCCAACATG AGATGTTAGCGGAGTTGTCAAGAAGAGAGAAAGCAGCAAACATCAAGCCTGATCCTGACATCGATGTCTTCATGAAG GCAGCAGCAACAGAAGGTCAGGAGACCAGTGTGGTCACAGATTATGCTTTAAAG ATTCTAGGATTGGAGGTCTGTGCTGATACTCTAGTAGGGAATGAAATGATAAGGGGTATCTCCGGAGGACAAAAGAAGCGTGTTACGACAG GAGAAATGCTTGTTGGACCAGCAAAAGCACTGTTTATGGATGAGATATCCACTGGTTTGGACAGCTCAACAACTTACCAAATTGTGAACTCACTAAGGCAATCCATTCACATACTTAATGGAACTGCTGTCATCTCCCTCCTCCAGCCTGCACCGGAGACTTATAACCTCTTCGATGATATCATTCTGCTCTCCGATGGCCAGATTGTGTATCAGGGTCCTCGTGAGCAAATCGTTGGCTTTTTTGAGTATATGGGCTTCAAGTGTCCTGAAAGAAAAGGTGTTGCTGACTTCTTGCAAGAA GTGACATCCACCAAAGATCAAAAGCAGTATTGGGCACGTAAAGACCAGCCTTACAGGTTTGTCTCAGTGAAGGAATTTGCGGAGTCATTTCAATCATATGAAGTAGGCCGAAGAAATGCACAAGAACTTGCAACTCCATTCGATAGGACCAAGAGCCACCCGGCTGCTTTGTCAACCAAACGTTATGGTGTTGGAAAGATGGAGCTGCTTAAAGCATGCTTTGCAAGAGAATTCTTGCTCATGAAAAGGAACTCATTCGTTTACATCTTCAAAATGTGCCAA CTTTTGTTGATGGCATTCATTGGTATGACGGTCTTTCTGAGAACTGAGATGGACAGGGACACTCTCGCCGATGGGGGTATATATGTCGGTGCCTTGTTCTTTTCGCTAATCACAGTCATGTTTAACGGTATGGCAGAGTTGTCCATGACCATTGCAAAGCTTCCTGTATTTTACAAGCAAAGGGACCTCCTGTTCTTTCCTCCATGGGCTTATTCTCTTCCTTCATGGCTCCTTAAAATTCCCGTCACGTTTATGGAAGTTGGTGTTTGGGTGTTCCTGACTTACTATGTCATGGGGTTTGATCCAAATGTCGAAAG GCTGTTTAGGCAGTTCTTTCTGCTCTTACTTATTAACCAGATGGCCTCTGGTCTATTTCGGTTTATTGCGTCAGTAGGAAGAAACATGATTGTTGCCAATACATTCGGGTCATTTGCACTGCTTACACTTTTCGCATTGGGTGGCTTTGTCCTGTCAAAGG ATAGCATAAAGAATTGGTGGATATGGGGTTACTGGGTCTCCCCATTGATGTATGGGCAGAATGCTATAGTTGTTAATGAGTTTCTTGGCCACAGCTGGAGTCAT GTTCCAGTAAATTCAACCTCTACGGATTCTCTCGGAGTTCAACTTTTGAAAACCCGCGGTTTCCCCACTGAAGCAAAATGGTATTGGTTAGGAGTAATCGCAACAGCCGGATACATATTGCTGTTCAACATTTTTTACACCATTGCTCTCACTCTCTTGGGCA CATTTGAAAAGCCTTCTGCTTTTATATCCGACGATGATGAATCAAGCGACAAAAAACAAGGATCCATTCAGCTATCACAAGTTGAAAGTAGTCATAGTACTAATGCAG CAAGCGGAAGCGCACTTGATGAGGCAAATCAGAACAAGAAAAAGGGAATGGTTCTTCCATTTGAACCACATTCCCTTACCTTTGATGATGTTGTATACTCCGTTGACATGCCACAG GAAATGAGAAATCAGGGAGTGGTTGACGATAAATTGGTGCTTTTGAAGGGTGTAAGTGGCGCTTTCAGGCCTGGTGTTTTGACAGCTTTAATGGGTGTTAGTGGTGCTGGTAAAACCACTCTGATGGACGTGTTGGCCGGTAGAAAAACTGGTGGATATATTGATGGAGAGATCACAATTTCTGGATATCCAAAGAAGCAAGAAACCTTTGCTAGAATTTCAGGATACTGTGAGCAGAATGACATCCATTCTCCACATGTTACTGTCTACGAATCCCTAGTCTATTCAGCTTGGCTTCGTCTACCCCCTGACGTCGACGCTGCAACCAGAAAG ATGTTTGTTGATCAAGTCATGGATCTTGTGGAGCTGAATCCATTGAGACAAGCTATAGTTGGGTTGCCTGGTGTAAGTGGTCTTTCAACAGAGCAGAGGAAGAGGCTGACCATAGCAGTTGAGTTGGTTGCGAACCCCTCAATCATATTCATGGACGAGCCAACTTCAGGGCTAGATGCAAGAGCTGCTGCTATCGTTATGAGAACAGTCAGGAACACTGTGGACACAGGACGAACAGTTGTCTGCACCATCCATCAGCCAAGTATTGACATATTTGAAGCTTTTGATGAG CTTTTCCTGATGAAGAGAGGAGGAGAAGAGATATATGTCGGGCCATTGGGTCGCCACTCTATCCACCTGGTTAACTATTTTGAG GGAATTGAAGGAGTAAGTAAAATCACAGATGGTTACAATCCAGCAACCTGGATGTTGGAAGTCAGCAGTTCTGCCCAAGAATTAACATTGGGAGTtgattttgcaaacgtttacaggAATTCGGATCTTTACAG GAGAAACAAGGCAATGATTCAGGAACTAAACAAGCCTGCGCCTGGTTCCGAGGACCTATATTTCCCTACACAGTATTCACAGTCTTTCTTAACCCAATGCGCGGCTTGCTTATGGAAGCAATCTTGGTCATACTGGAGGAATCCACCATACACTGCTGTCAGATTTTGGTTCACAACCTTTATTTCCTTGATGTTTGGAACAATTTTCTGGGATCTTGGATCTAAATT GGAAAAGGAGCAAGATCTTGGTAACGCAATGGGTTCGATGTATGCAGCTACGCTCTTCCTTGGAGTGCAGAATGCACAATCAGTACAGCCAGTTGTTGCTGTTGAAAGAACCGTCTTTTACAGAGAGAGAGCCGCAGGAATGTATTCTGCCATGCCTTACGCATACGCTCAG GCCTTGATTGAGGTCCCATACGTATTTGTTCAAGCTGCTGTATACAGTGTAATAACATACGCAATGATCGGATTTCAATGGGAGGCAGCTAAGTTCCTCTGGTATCTGTTTTTCTTGTACTTCACATTGATGTACTTCACCTACTACGGAATGATGTCTGTCGCCTTCACACCCAACCACCACATTGCTGGAATAGTCTCCTCAGCATTCTATGCAATATGGAACATCTTTGCAGGATTCATCGTACCTCGAACT GAACTTCCGATATGGTGGAGATGGTACTACTGGGGATGTCCCATTGCATGGAGCTTGTACGGTCTAATTGCATCACAATTCGGAGATATACAGACCCCAATCGGAAACAGTCCATCAGTCGAGCAATATATCAAGGATGTCTACGGTATGGAGCACGATTTTATCGGAGTATGCGCTGGTGTTATCGTTGGAATTACCGTTCTGTTTGCATTTATCTTTGCTGTTTCTATCAAGGCCTTCAACTTCCAAAGGCGGTAG